GTATACTGGTAAAGAATTGATGAAAATCTAAAAAATCTGGAAGTAgcaagagagaaaagtaaacaaaaccacCAGGCTGTACCTGTGGGCTGCAGGAGTGTGCACGGTCAAGGTTGCAGGAGTGTGCACAGTCAGGGCTGCAGGAGTGTGCACAGTCAGGGCTGCAGGAGTGTGCACAGTCAGGGCTACAGGAGTGTGTACAGTGAAGGGTCTGAAGATTTGGAGGATTGCATTCTTTCTTTGCTTACCCAAGACCAAAAGCCTAAAAATGATATGGTAAGAGAAGGGGCAAGATAGCTGATACAGacttttacttattattttttttttaaatatagatcctctggtagctcaggctagctttaaactcattatgtagcctagcCTACACAGGAACTCTTGATTGTCCTTCtactacctctcaagtgctgggatgacaaatGCATCACCACCTTATAGAGCCTGTGTAATCTGGACAGGGATCCAGACTTCAGTGAAGAGGCTATTAAATAAAGAATGTGCAGCCTGTTAGTAGACACCATCTGACAGAGGGCAATGGAAGGCTCTGAGCTTCAACAAGTACAAGATGGTCCTTCTGCAGCTGCTGCTTTgagtcttccctccctccctggtaTTGAGTCCTCCTTCCCTGGTCTCGAAAGCCAGTAGATGTGTCAGGACTGGCAGTCCTCACCTCCATGGTCTCATTGGACCAACACTCAGCATGACAAGTACCACACTGTCTCCCCGCACACTGCCTCAGCAACTATCCTCCTGACACTTCCAGCAGGCTGCCTACAGCTCCCTGTCAGCTTTGTCTACATTCCCCTCCAGCCACACTCCTGACACTCAGGTCACACTAGCTGGTCAGGAAGAAAGGATTCCATGGTGTGAGGACAGGCACCTTATACACAGGACAGACACAGGCTCTACAGAGTGGATGATCACTTCAGGTCTTCTGAGGCACCTATTGCTGGCTGGGTGAGAGACTAATAATGTACACTATGGGGTGGAATGAGAGTATGAGACAGTCTAGGACATTCCATGTGTTATGTGGTGTTTGCAGAGTTATGTGAGATACTTTAAATATTCACAATAATCTCAGGCCATGAGTGCCGTTAGCTTCACTTTATAGATGAAGAGGCTGAGGCATTGAGGGGTTAAGAACATGAGAAGACTGTACAGAAACTGGGCAGTGTGCTCAGAATAACCACCCAAGCCTTCCTATTTGTACATGCCATCTCACTGGGCTACCATGTATCAGGTGACATACAGATGGATGTGATTCTTTTACAGACATCATGTTTTTATTGATGATTCCAGGGCAGAACCAAagttgggtttctgagttcaTCCTGGTTGGCTTCTCCAGTGACCCCACGACCAACAGCATCCTCTTCATTGTCTTCCTTCTCATCTACCTGAGCTCAGTCCTGGGCAACGGGCTCATCATCATGCTGGTCTGCCTGGACACACAGCTGCAcactcccatgtacttcttcctctgtACCCTCTCCCTGTTGGATATGGGCTATGTCACCACCACTATGCCCCAGATGTTGGTGCATCTTCTTGCTCACTCTCAGACCATCTCCTTTGTTGGCTGTTGGCTGCAGATGTATGTGTTTGGTTCTCTGAGTATTACTGAGAGCATTTTCTTTGTTGTGATGGCTTATGACCGGTATGTGGCCATTTGCTATCCACTGCGCTATACCGTCATCCTCAACTGGGGCCTGTGCGTAAGGTTGGTAGCAGGGACTTGGATCTgtggtttcttttcctctttattgCATACTTTCTTCACCATGAGTCTGCCATATTGTGGGCCCAACAGGGTCAATCATTACTTCTGTGAAGGACCTTCAGTGCGGAGCCTGGCTTGCATGGATACCCACCTCGTTGAGATTGTGGACTCGGTCTTGAGTGTCTTTTTGGTTCTTGTTCCAATCTCCCTCATTGTGGCCTCCTACATTCATATTGCCAAGGCAATTCTCAAGATCAAGTCCACCCAGGGCCGCTGCAAGGCTTTCTCTACCTGTGCCTCCCACCTGACTGTGGTCACATTCTTCTATGCTCCAGCCACTTACATCTACATGAGGCCCAACTCCAGCTACTCTCCTgagagagacaagcagatctcacTCTTTTACAATGTCTTCACAGCCCTGCTCAACCCTGTGGTCTACAGTCTGAGGAACAAGGACATCAAAAGGGCATTTCTCAAGGTGATGGGACATGGTAGGGTAGACTCGTGAACCAGGATCCTGGGAAGCTGGAGTTAAGAGTATTCATTATTTAAGAAAAGGACAATCTCTTAATTTTATCAAACTGACCTGTGCATTTGAACCAAGACAATACTTAGTAATTGGGACAAAACCTCATGAAACCAATGTGGCTTATTGATTGACAGGTTTTACGAAGCATAATTCCAAACACCTTGGTAATCTGCTCTTGTTTGTAGCTATAGGTTGGGAATGACCCTCTGTGCTCTCATATTTGTCTTGAAGGAGGACTCTTACATCCAACAtttaacagaaggaaagaaacagtgaACAAACTCACCATGACTCAGCTTTTGAAGGGTGgccttcttctcttcccacacATTCTTTTGGCCAAAGCAAGTTGTATGGTCCAGCCTGATAGGAGGTGGGAAGTGTTTTGTCTATAGGGAAGTAATATGAGTCATTTGGCCATCGTCTGATATGTTGGTTCCTCTACCTAGAAAACAGCAAGTAATGTGTATCCTGTAACTTGGGGTAGTTCACAGAACAGAACAGCATACCTATAAACCAACAGAAAACATGCCTACTGTAGAGAGCACTGTACCATAGAcagcagaaggctgaggcagtcTATGCCGAGTAAGTATCATAGCATGTGTTGTTATGACAACGTTACACTGATGATTTGTGGCACAGAATCAATACATCTCAGAGATCAAACTTCACATATAAGTTCATTGTGATCTATGGATAACCCTGGTGACCTCTCCTATAAAATGATGCACTGCTGAAAGAAAAGGAGCTGGGTTCTCATCAGAACCTTCAGTTGCATGCAGAACCTAAGGGTGTGTCTTACCTTTGGCTGCCCACTGCTGGTTCTTTTTCCCCCATTTAATGGTGGCAGATGTGGACAGCCTGTCCTCTTCAGAGTAGAATTCTATGACCAATCAGGAAATTCCTCTGTGACTCAGTGCCTGAACCATTCTTTCTCTAAAGTGGTCTCAGTCCCTCCAATTTTATTCTGTGACCTGGAACTTCCCACATTTGtaaagataaccttgaatttttgatctccctgcctccacctccccagtggtgGGACTATAGGAAGGGGAACTACACCTGGGGGAATTTCTGCTTCTTTGATGATGCCCTTTGATTATATAAGTTTTCACTTTCATAAAATTGAattcatacacattttttttttgagagagaactcCACCCTGCCTAGCCCTGccctgtctggaactcactatgtagactccTCAGATAGCCTCAAACGCAGAGGTCCTCCAGCCTCCAACCTCCTTAATGGGATTGCAGCCATACCCCATCACTCTTGGACAAAccacttttatttcttgttattttgtagTACTTCTAAGAAATTGTTTATTGATCCAATGTTGTGAAAATTtactcctgttttgtttttgcagtgtCTTTTAGggttttcaaatttttcttttattttttttcccaacatgatatttttattgattatttgaaaatttcacacaAGGGATTttctactgtgaacagacaccatgactaaggcaactcttataaaggacaacatttaattgggactgccttacagtttcagacttTCAAtgcattatcatggcaggaagcacagctgcatccaggcaggcatgacactggaggagctgagagttctatatcttcattcAAAGGAAGCCGGGAATAGACTAGCTTCTAGACAGCTAGGCAGAGGGTCTCAagacccacccccacagtgacacacttcctccaacaaggccacgcctactccaataaggccacacttcttagTAGTGTACTcactgggccaagaatattcaaaccatcacagcatccCAATCACACTGGCTTCCCAGACCTTCCAGGTCCACCTCCCCAATACTTTTACCCTTCCctgcaaaaagaagaaaaaataaagtaatataaaaattacaacaaGTCTAATTTGTGTTCCCCCTTTAGTCACTGGAGTACtgtcaaactctcagtggccttaaagataactgagtccttcccccaaccccaactcAGCTCTAAAGAGGTACACTTCAGTCACATTCTATTaagctatttatttactttacatacaGAATGaagcttcctctccctcctctccttctagtacttgcctctcccctctcttccagtCCCCATTTACCCCACcctctttttctaaaaaaaaaagaggaagcctTCCATGGATATCTGTCAGCCTTGGCATATCATTTTGCACTTACACTAAATGAATCTTCTTTTATTAAGGCTAGAGAAGGCAGCTCAGTTAGGAGAAAGGGATTCATTCCAAGGCAGGCAATCTggtagtcagagacagctcctctTCCAGCTTTAGGAGTCCCATATGAAGACCCAGCTGcgcaactgttacatatgtgtaaagGGCTGAGTTCTATCCTATGTATGCTCTCTGGTttgcagttcagtctctgtgaacaattatgagcccaggttagttgattctgtaggttttcttgtggtgtccttgatccatcttgactccttcaatccttcctccccctcttccacaggattccccaagctccacttaGCTTTTGATTGTGGGTCTTTGTAATAGATTCCACTAGTTTCTGggtaaagcctctctgatgacagttatggtaggctcctgtctgcaaggatAGAAGAGTATCATTAACAGCGTCAGGGTGGGCTCCTTCTCATGGCATGgatctcaagctgggccagtcattggttgggccttccctcaaattctgctcctTCTTTTACTCTTGCCTAacttgtaggcagggcaaattgTGGGTctgaggttttgtggctgggttggtgtcccagtgcctccactgg
Above is a window of Arvicanthis niloticus isolate mArvNil1 chromosome 5, mArvNil1.pat.X, whole genome shotgun sequence DNA encoding:
- the LOC117709241 gene encoding olfactory receptor 2A12-like, whose protein sequence is MIPGQNQSWVSEFILVGFSSDPTTNSILFIVFLLIYLSSVLGNGLIIMLVCLDTQLHTPMYFFLCTLSLLDMGYVTTTMPQMLVHLLAHSQTISFVGCWLQMYVFGSLSITESIFFVVMAYDRYVAICYPLRYTVILNWGLCVRLVAGTWICGFFSSLLHTFFTMSLPYCGPNRVNHYFCEGPSVRSLACMDTHLVEIVDSVLSVFLVLVPISLIVASYIHIAKAILKIKSTQGRCKAFSTCASHLTVVTFFYAPATYIYMRPNSSYSPERDKQISLFYNVFTALLNPVVYSLRNKDIKRAFLKVMGHGRVDS